Proteins encoded within one genomic window of Brachybacterium muris:
- a CDS encoding penicillin-binding transpeptidase domain-containing protein, producing the protein MGSPLVRHRLLLALIMIAVMALSGRLIWVQGLDASARAEEAIEQRTVTRTIPALRGDIMDRNGTVLASSVERYDLWVNQRQVVDYLKNSKKAQVKGVPAAAQKLAPVLGWSVAETEEALTGERGFMYLDKNVDPAVRDAALALRIPGIGADRVAKRIYPAGSVGGNVLGFVGADGVALAGTEYTYNEQLRGTDGRTQYERGAQGQIIPTGRQETTPAVDGQDLALTIDRDLQWKAQQVAASAAETWGATGASAVVLNSRTGEVLALADYPSYDPNAPGDAPEENRGNRSISNIFEPGSTGKVFTFAAALEEGTVSLDSQYEVPYTTTVEGHRIKDARPHPDQQLTLAGVLKNSSNVGTVQVSETLSPQVRYEYLKAFGLGEPTGVGLPGESAGIVHPASEWVGRTRYTTSFGQGYSVNALQMTSAVGTFANDGVRVQPRIVAGTREEDGSMRPLGEPESTRVVSSETADAMNSLMDNAVEDGVSGASVPGYAVAGKTGTAQVPDGTYTASFIGYAPADDPEIVIGVFVFGLNSFISGGKAAAPAFSELMTFTLQHQGIPPTGKPARELENEWGDAQ; encoded by the coding sequence GTGGGCAGCCCCCTGGTGCGCCACCGCCTCCTCCTTGCGCTGATCATGATCGCCGTGATGGCGCTGTCCGGCCGCCTGATCTGGGTGCAGGGCCTGGATGCCAGCGCTCGAGCCGAGGAGGCCATCGAGCAGCGCACCGTCACCCGCACCATCCCTGCGCTGCGCGGCGACATCATGGACCGCAACGGCACGGTGCTGGCCAGCTCCGTGGAGCGCTACGACCTGTGGGTCAATCAGCGTCAGGTGGTCGACTACCTCAAGAACTCGAAGAAGGCCCAGGTCAAGGGGGTCCCTGCCGCTGCCCAGAAGCTCGCCCCGGTGCTGGGATGGAGCGTGGCCGAGACCGAGGAGGCCCTCACGGGCGAGCGGGGCTTCATGTACCTGGACAAGAACGTGGACCCTGCTGTGCGTGATGCGGCACTGGCCCTGCGGATCCCCGGGATCGGGGCCGACCGCGTCGCGAAGCGCATCTACCCGGCCGGCTCCGTCGGCGGGAACGTGCTGGGCTTCGTCGGTGCCGACGGTGTGGCTCTTGCCGGCACCGAGTACACGTATAACGAACAGCTGCGCGGCACCGACGGTCGCACCCAGTACGAGCGGGGTGCACAGGGGCAGATCATCCCGACCGGTCGTCAGGAGACCACCCCGGCGGTTGACGGCCAGGACCTGGCACTGACCATCGATCGTGACCTCCAGTGGAAGGCGCAGCAGGTCGCGGCGAGCGCCGCGGAGACCTGGGGTGCCACCGGTGCCAGCGCCGTGGTGCTCAACTCCCGTACCGGAGAGGTGCTGGCGTTGGCCGACTACCCCTCCTACGATCCGAACGCCCCGGGTGACGCGCCCGAGGAGAACCGCGGCAACCGGTCGATCTCCAACATCTTCGAGCCCGGCTCTACCGGCAAGGTCTTCACCTTCGCGGCTGCGCTGGAGGAGGGGACGGTCTCCCTGGACTCGCAGTACGAAGTGCCTTACACCACCACCGTGGAGGGTCACCGCATCAAGGACGCCCGCCCGCACCCGGACCAGCAGCTCACCCTGGCCGGGGTGCTGAAGAACAGCTCCAACGTGGGAACCGTCCAGGTCTCCGAGACGCTCTCGCCGCAGGTGCGCTACGAGTACCTCAAAGCGTTCGGACTGGGGGAGCCCACCGGTGTGGGCCTGCCCGGCGAGTCCGCCGGCATCGTGCACCCTGCGTCGGAGTGGGTCGGCCGTACCCGCTACACCACCTCGTTCGGCCAGGGGTACTCGGTCAACGCCCTGCAGATGACCTCCGCCGTGGGGACCTTCGCCAATGACGGTGTGCGCGTACAGCCCCGCATCGTCGCCGGCACCCGCGAGGAGGACGGCTCCATGCGCCCCCTCGGCGAGCCGGAGAGCACCCGGGTGGTCTCCTCCGAGACCGCCGATGCCATGAACTCCCTGATGGACAACGCGGTCGAGGACGGCGTCTCCGGCGCCAGCGTGCCGGGCTACGCCGTGGCGGGCAAGACCGGTACCGCCCAGGTGCCGGACGGCACCTACACCGCCTCCTTCATCGGCTACGCCCCGGCGGACGATCCGGAGATCGTGATCGGTGTGTTCGTGTTCGGTCTCAACTCCTTCATCTCCGGCGGTAAGGCCGCTGCTCCCGCCTTCTCCGAGCTGATGACCTTCACCCTGCAGCACCAGGGCATCCCGCCCACCGGGAAGCCCGCCCGCGAGCTCGAGAACGAGTGGGGAGACGCCCAGTGA
- the mraZ gene encoding division/cell wall cluster transcriptional repressor MraZ — MFLGTFTPKLDEKGRLIFPAKFRDELATGLVMTRGQEHCIAVYPIAEFRQKLDEARRAPTTDQRTRDYLRVLLSGAEDVIPDKQGRITIPGHLRSYAGLDRECAVIGALDRLEIWSLPAWETYLEQKEEGFAQTAEEVVPGLF, encoded by the coding sequence ATGTTCCTCGGCACCTTCACGCCCAAGCTTGACGAGAAGGGGCGCCTGATCTTCCCGGCGAAGTTCCGTGACGAGCTCGCCACGGGACTGGTGATGACCCGGGGACAGGAGCACTGCATCGCGGTGTACCCGATCGCCGAGTTCCGCCAGAAGCTCGATGAGGCCCGTCGGGCGCCCACCACCGATCAGCGCACACGTGACTACCTGCGCGTGCTGCTCTCCGGCGCGGAGGACGTCATCCCCGACAAGCAGGGCCGCATCACCATCCCGGGCCACCTGCGCTCCTACGCGGGCCTGGACCGGGAATGCGCCGTCATCGGCGCGCTGGACCGGCTCGAGATCTGGTCCCTCCCCGCGTGGGAGACCTACCTCGAGCAGAAGGAGGAGGGCTTCGCCCAGACCGCCGAGGAGGTGGTCCCGGGCCTGTTCTGA
- the rsmH gene encoding 16S rRNA (cytosine(1402)-N(4))-methyltransferase RsmH, which produces MDRTPQHRSHDGDVDIEGIARTAEDRHVPVLLDMTVDLLTPALQHPGAVYVDATLGMGGHAAAVLTSAPQARLVGIDRDPLALDLARERLTRAGLAERITLVHATYDEIPEVLAELDLPGADAVMMDLGVSSFQIDTAERGFSYAADAPLDMRMDTSSDGPTAADLLRDLPEAEISRILHEYGDERFARRIARRIVEQREQAPLTRSSELVALLDRAVPAASKASGGHPAKRSFQALRIAVNDELRILAKALEGALDSVLQDGRIVVESYHSGEDRLVKTAFSRRTRSSAPPGLPVELEEHRPTFAPLVRGAAQADEAERDLNPRAGSVRLRALTRTRSVERAS; this is translated from the coding sequence ATGGACCGCACACCGCAGCATCGGTCGCACGACGGCGACGTCGACATCGAAGGCATCGCGCGCACCGCCGAGGACCGCCACGTCCCTGTCCTCCTGGACATGACGGTGGACCTGCTCACCCCTGCCCTCCAGCATCCCGGTGCCGTCTACGTCGATGCGACCCTCGGCATGGGCGGCCACGCCGCGGCCGTGCTGACCTCCGCCCCCCAGGCCCGCCTGGTGGGCATCGACCGTGACCCCCTGGCACTGGACCTCGCCCGGGAGAGGCTCACCCGCGCCGGCCTCGCCGAGCGGATCACCCTGGTGCACGCCACCTACGACGAGATCCCCGAGGTCCTCGCCGAGCTGGACCTGCCCGGTGCCGACGCGGTGATGATGGACCTGGGCGTCTCGAGCTTCCAGATCGACACCGCCGAGCGCGGCTTCTCCTACGCGGCCGATGCCCCCCTGGACATGCGCATGGACACCTCCTCCGACGGCCCCACCGCTGCCGATCTGCTGCGGGACCTGCCGGAGGCGGAGATCTCCCGCATCCTCCACGAGTACGGGGACGAGCGCTTCGCGCGCCGGATCGCCCGCCGCATCGTGGAACAGCGCGAGCAGGCGCCCCTCACCCGCAGCAGCGAGCTGGTGGCGCTGCTGGACCGTGCCGTGCCAGCAGCGTCCAAGGCCAGCGGCGGTCACCCCGCCAAGCGCTCCTTCCAGGCGCTCCGCATCGCGGTCAACGACGAGCTGCGGATCTTGGCCAAGGCCCTCGAGGGGGCCCTCGACAGCGTTCTCCAGGACGGCCGGATCGTGGTGGAGTCCTACCACTCCGGTGAGGATCGCCTGGTCAAGACCGCCTTCTCGCGTCGCACCCGCTCCTCCGCGCCTCCCGGCCTCCCGGTCGAGCTGGAGGAGCACCGTCCCACCTTCGCACCCCTGGTGCGCGGTGCCGCGCAGGCCGATGAGGCCGAGCGCGACCTGAACCCCCGTGCGGGCTCCGTCCGCCTGCGCGCCCTGACCCGCACCCGTTCCGTCGAAAGAGCCTCGTGA
- a CDS encoding septum formation initiator family protein, with the protein MASTSAVRSVAVRPLRNPRPASWPTPRLTVLAAPKAAGSAMPFTLLCTAIVVATLAALLYLNIQMSDTSYEINRLQIQSQRLTEEQQSLAATNERLGTPQELERQARELGMVPVSDPAYIDLDTRTVLSGTVGAEAAAPAVQLAEVPAEQAVPPAQIYDQPQVYHGMGNEGA; encoded by the coding sequence ATGGCCTCCACGTCTGCAGTCCGCTCGGTCGCCGTCCGGCCCCTGCGCAATCCCCGCCCTGCCAGCTGGCCCACCCCGCGCCTGACGGTCCTGGCCGCCCCGAAGGCTGCCGGGAGTGCGATGCCGTTCACGCTGCTGTGCACGGCGATCGTGGTGGCCACCCTTGCGGCGCTGCTCTACCTGAACATCCAGATGTCCGACACCAGCTACGAGATCAACCGCCTGCAGATCCAGTCGCAGCGCCTCACCGAGGAGCAGCAGTCCCTCGCAGCCACCAACGAGCGCCTGGGCACCCCGCAGGAACTGGAGCGACAGGCACGTGAGCTGGGGATGGTGCCCGTCTCTGATCCCGCCTACATCGACCTGGACACCCGCACAGTGCTCTCCGGCACCGTGGGAGCCGAAGCGGCGGCCCCGGCCGTCCAACTCGCCGAGGTCCCGGCGGAGCAGGCCGTTCCGCCCGCGCAGATCTACGATCAGCCCCAGGTGTATCACGGCATGGGCAACGAGGGAGCCTGA